One window from the genome of [Clostridium] celerecrescens 18A encodes:
- a CDS encoding 2-oxoacid:ferredoxin oxidoreductase subunit beta, translating to MDKFTTYETAWCPGCGNFSILNSLKTALEELGIEPNKVLMVAGIGQAAKTPQYLSANSFCGLHGRALPAAVAAKIANEKLTVIVNSGDGDSYGEGGNHFIHNIRRNVNIAHFVHDNQIYGLTKGQASPTSGEGLVTGVQTDGNRNTPLNPVLLAIASGAGFVARGFSGDPKQLVSIMKEAILYPGYAFVDILQPCISFNKINTFAYYKNMAAPLGEDYDPTDRLEAIKMSMEVSEKIPTGILYREEKLDFHRKNRLLKDGLSLIEQKTEESVLKDLIHSFI from the coding sequence ATGGATAAATTCACAACTTATGAAACAGCCTGGTGTCCGGGGTGCGGAAATTTCTCCATATTAAACAGCCTGAAAACGGCGTTAGAGGAGCTGGGCATAGAGCCAAATAAAGTGCTGATGGTGGCAGGAATCGGTCAGGCAGCGAAAACACCTCAGTATTTAAGCGCCAACAGCTTCTGCGGGCTTCACGGAAGGGCCCTTCCTGCTGCAGTTGCCGCCAAAATAGCCAATGAAAAGCTCACTGTCATAGTAAATTCCGGAGACGGGGACTCTTACGGCGAAGGAGGTAACCACTTTATTCACAACATAAGAAGGAATGTCAATATCGCTCATTTTGTTCATGACAATCAGATATACGGCCTGACCAAGGGGCAGGCATCACCCACCAGCGGTGAAGGGCTCGTTACGGGAGTTCAGACCGACGGCAACAGAAATACGCCCTTAAATCCAGTGCTTCTGGCCATTGCTTCTGGAGCGGGATTTGTTGCGAGAGGCTTCAGCGGTGATCCAAAGCAGCTGGTGAGCATCATGAAGGAGGCCATTCTTTATCCGGGGTATGCGTTTGTGGATATCCTCCAGCCATGCATCAGCTTCAACAAAATCAATACCTTTGCCTATTATAAAAATATGGCGGCGCCTCTTGGAGAAGATTATGACCCGACGGATCGGCTGGAAGCCATTAAAATGTCGATGGAGGTTAGTGAAAAAATCCCTACCGGCATCCTCTATCGGGAAGAAAAATTGGACTTCCACCGAAAAAACAGGCTTTTAAAAGACGGACTGTCACTGATAGAACAAAAGACAGAAGAAAGTGTGCTCAAGGACCTGATTCACAGTTTTATATAA